In Amaranthus tricolor cultivar Red isolate AtriRed21 chromosome 3, ASM2621246v1, whole genome shotgun sequence, a single window of DNA contains:
- the LOC130808939 gene encoding uncharacterized protein LOC130808939 produces the protein MGPQSTMSSNRALEGVHGVQVVPHAPFVVEEVTQHGDQRTICKNSNSRNNRHILMERVQQHISYRFRPVHCCLTGDQTVAETVANVVTSLPFIALGVHAPRKNLNSRMYANSLIGVGLASSLYHCSRGRIRKFLRWVDYTMIATTTVCLSRALRSEHPKLLMAASAVCLPFQPLMVSVVHTGLMEVAFAQRAIKDPELRMVHNVHKACSLLGGVLFVADDVFPQIPFIHAAWHLAAAVGVGTCNKLLE, from the exons ATGGGTCCCCAGAGTACAATGAGTTCAAATAGAGCATTAGAAGGTGTACATGGAGTGCAGGTGGTGCCACATGCTCCATTTGTTGTTGAAGAGGTCACTCAACATGGGGACCAAAGGACGATTTGTAAAAATTCAAATTCTAGAAACAACCGACATATATTAATGGA ACGTGTGCAGCAACATATATCTTACCGTTTCAGACCCGTTCACTGCTGCCTTACTG GTGATCAAACCGTCGCCGAAACAGTTGCTAATGTTGTCACTTCTCTCCCATTCATCGCACTTGGTGTCCATGCACCGAG AAAAAACCTGAACTCCAGAATGTATGCTAATTCTCTAATTGGAGTTGGACTAGCCTCAAGCTTGTATCATTGTTCTAGGGGCAGAATCAGGAAGTTTTTGAGATGGGTTGATTATACTATGATAGCAACTACGACTGTG TGTCTTTCAAGAGCACTCAGGAGTGAACATCCAAAACTTCTGATGGCTGCTTCTGCTGTGTGTCTACCCTTCCAACCACTCATGGTTTCAGTTGTTCATACTGGTTTGATGGAG GTAGCGTTTGCGCAAAGAGCTATAAAAGACCCCGAGTTAAGAATGGTCCACAATGTGCACAAAGCATGTTCATTGTTAGGAGGTGTATTATTTGTTGCTGATGATGTTTTCCCACAAATTCCATTCATTCATGCGGCCTGGCATCTTGCTGCAGCTGTTGGCGTTGGCACTTGCAACAAGCTTCTTGAGTAG